The stretch of DNA AGGGAACCCGCGCCGGTGACGAGATGGTGTCCGCGCGGGAGAGTGCTGCGCGGTTCGGCTGGGAAGACCCGATGATCGTCACCTCGTCGCTGCTCGACGGCGTGGAACCGACCACCATCGTGAGGGCAGTGCGAGCAGCGGGGGCGCGGCGTGTTCGGTAGGAAGCGGAGGCGGACCGACCCGGTGCCCGCCGAGCCGATGAGCACGTCGCCGGATGCCTTGGCATGGCTCGCGCCGGGCGCCGCGAACGGCCCGCAGGGCGAACGTCGCAACGGTGATCGTTCCGAGCCGCCTACGGATCGGCGAGGGGTGGATGCAGACCCCAGCCGCAGCGCCGCCATGCACCAGCACGAGTCACGAACCGACGCGCCGGCCGCCCGCGACGCCGAGCCGACACCAGCCCCGGGTGCGAACGGTCCGGCCATCGACGCGCGAGTCGACCACCGCTCCGCAGCCGCAGACGAGTCGAGTGTGTCGCCGTCCGCCGGTCCTGTTTCACGTGAAACCATCGGCGTCGTACCAGCGACAGACCCGCGTGATGTCGAGGCACCACCCGACGTCCCGGCGTACGGACACGAGGGTCCGGCCGAGGTTTCACGTGAAACGCCGCAGGGAACCAGGACCCCAGGCCACACGGACCAGCCGCCGCAGCAAGCGGGGGACAGCAGCACGACGAGAGGGCTGAACACCGGCATGGAGACGCCAGCGACAGTCGACACGGCGACGTCCGCGCCGGGCACCGACGCGCCGGCACCGGCGAGCGCTCCCATGCCCGGCGGTCCGACGGCCTCATCCAGTTCCGCCACCGTCTGGTCCGAGCGCATGCCCGCGTCGCCGCGACGGTCCGACGAGCCTGCAGCGAAGCGACACGTCGATGCACCAGCGCCCGAGTCCGACGAGCAGCGGCGCGCAGCACTCGTGAAGAGCCTGCCTTCTGTCTCGGCAGACACCCCGCTCATGGCGGAGCTCCACGAGGACGCACGACGGCGGATCGAGCTTCGTGGGCGGAGGTTCCCGCGACCGGCAGCGACGCGGGTGATCACCGTTGCCAACCAGAAGGGTGGTGTCGGGAAGACCACCACAGCGGTGAACCTGGCCGCTGCCCTGGCGCAGTCCGGGCTGACGGTGCTGGTGCTCGACAACGACCCGCAGGGCAACGCGTCGACGGCGCTGGGAGTCGAGCACCGCGCAGGCACGCCGTCGATCTACGAGGTGCTGATCGAGGACCTCCCGATGGAGAAGGCCGTTCAGGAGAGCCCGGAGATTCCCGGGTTGTGGTGCCTGCCGGCGACCATCGACCTGTCGGGGGCGGAGATCGAGCTCGTCTCGATGGTGGCGCGCGAGACGCGCCTACGCACCGCCCTGGACCGTTACCTGGGCTGGCGGCAGGCCAGCGGGCTCCCGGATGTGGACTACGTCCTGGTTGACTGCCCGCCGAGCCTCGGGCTGTTGACGGTGAACGCCTTCGTCGTCGCGAGAGAGGTGCTCATCCCGATCCAGTGCGAGTACTACGCACTCGAGGGTCTGAGCCAGCTCCTCAAGACGATCCAGCTGATCCAGGCGCACCTGAACCCGACGCTGCACGTCTCCACGATCCTGCTCACCATGTACGACGCCCGGACCAACCTGGCGCAGCAGGTCGCCGCCGAGGTGCGTCAGCACTTCCCGGACCGGACGCTGCGCACCACTGTGCCCCGGTCTGTCCGCATCTCCGAGGCACCCAGCTACGGCCAGACGGTGATGACGTACGACGCCGGGTCGTCCGGAGCGCTCGCGTACCTCGAAGCGGCTCGCGAGGTGGCGGAGCGTGGGGCGGCTCCCACGAACGGTTCCAGCACGGGGATGCCGGCGATGGCGGCCGGCGAGGAGGAGGAACGGTGAGCGAGAAGCGACGCGGTCTGGGACGAGGACTTGGTGCCCTGATCCCGACGAGCCTGGACGGCGCCCGCTCCACCCGGGAGCGACCGGTCGACGTCTTCTTCCCGGATGCGCGCCCGCAGGCTGCCGCCGACGGCCCCGGCGACACCGTTGTGGCGACGATCGATCCGGACGGTGCGGCCCT from Cellulomonas sp. NTE-D12 encodes:
- a CDS encoding ParA family protein; the protein is MAELHEDARRRIELRGRRFPRPAATRVITVANQKGGVGKTTTAVNLAAALAQSGLTVLVLDNDPQGNASTALGVEHRAGTPSIYEVLIEDLPMEKAVQESPEIPGLWCLPATIDLSGAEIELVSMVARETRLRTALDRYLGWRQASGLPDVDYVLVDCPPSLGLLTVNAFVVAREVLIPIQCEYYALEGLSQLLKTIQLIQAHLNPTLHVSTILLTMYDARTNLAQQVAAEVRQHFPDRTLRTTVPRSVRISEAPSYGQTVMTYDAGSSGALAYLEAAREVAERGAAPTNGSSTGMPAMAAGEEEER